In Leisingera methylohalidivorans DSM 14336, a single genomic region encodes these proteins:
- a CDS encoding glutathione S-transferase family protein: MARLYHVPLSPFCRKVRLSLAEKKIEVELVEERYWEQDADFLRRNPAAKIPVIRLDGKMMSESAAICEYLEETRPEPCLMPRDAEGRYEMRRLVSWFDDKFHSEVTSKLLYERVNKKITGEGYPDSRNVKAGAKAIKYHLDYMAWLLDHRRWLAGDMMTLADFAAAAHLSSLDYISDVDWNRSAVVKDWYAKIKSRPAFRSILADQVPGFRPPPHYTDLDF, encoded by the coding sequence ATGGCGCGCCTTTATCACGTTCCCCTGTCCCCGTTTTGCCGCAAGGTGCGGCTGTCACTGGCGGAAAAGAAAATCGAGGTGGAACTGGTCGAGGAGCGCTATTGGGAGCAGGATGCTGATTTTCTGCGCCGCAACCCGGCGGCAAAGATCCCGGTGATCCGCCTAGATGGCAAGATGATGTCCGAAAGCGCGGCGATCTGCGAATATCTGGAAGAAACCCGGCCTGAGCCATGCTTGATGCCCCGCGATGCTGAGGGCCGCTATGAAATGCGCCGGCTGGTCAGCTGGTTCGACGACAAGTTCCACAGCGAGGTGACCTCGAAGCTGCTGTATGAGCGGGTGAACAAGAAAATTACCGGCGAAGGCTATCCTGACAGCCGCAATGTGAAGGCCGGCGCCAAGGCGATCAAGTACCATCTGGATTACATGGCCTGGTTGCTGGACCATCGGCGCTGGCTGGCAGGGGACATGATGACACTGGCGGATTTTGCAGCGGCGGCGCATCTGTCGTCTCTGGACTACATCTCGGATGTGGACTGGAACCGCTCGGCAGTGGTCAAAGACTGGTACGCCAAGATCAAGTCTCGGCCTGCGTTCCGGTCGATCCTGGCGGATCAGGTGCCTGGGTTCCGGCCGCCGCCGCATTACACCGACTTGGATTTCTGA
- the queG gene encoding tRNA epoxyqueuosine(34) reductase QueG: MSAALKERLVSQALAEGFVSCRICRPWDVPQVPARLQAFLDAGYHGQMGWMAERTAWRSDPAQLWPEAQSVIMLAESYTPEEDPMAVVGQSDRGAVSVYARNKDYHDLVKKRLKRLARWLIAVAAEPCEVKVFVDTAPVPEKALGMAAGLGWQGKHSNLVSRDWGNWAFLGSVFTTLELPADAAEPDRCGSCRACLDSCPTDAFPAPYQVDARRCISYLTIEHKGPVEEELRAKLGNRIYGCDDCLAACPWNKFAVAASDMRYAARDELKAPKLAELAALDDAEFRAMFAGSPIKRIGRNRFVRNVLYAIGNSGLPELRKVARGLTQDPDAAVADAAAWAVQRLS; this comes from the coding sequence ATGAGTGCTGCGTTGAAAGAACGGCTGGTGTCCCAGGCGCTGGCGGAGGGGTTTGTCTCTTGCAGAATATGCCGCCCGTGGGATGTGCCGCAAGTTCCTGCGCGGCTGCAGGCGTTTCTGGACGCTGGATACCACGGGCAGATGGGCTGGATGGCAGAACGGACCGCATGGCGTAGCGATCCGGCACAGCTGTGGCCCGAAGCGCAGTCGGTGATCATGCTGGCGGAAAGCTATACGCCTGAAGAGGACCCGATGGCGGTTGTGGGGCAATCTGACCGCGGCGCAGTTTCGGTTTACGCTCGCAACAAGGACTATCACGATCTGGTCAAGAAACGGCTGAAGCGGCTGGCGCGCTGGCTGATTGCAGTGGCGGCAGAGCCTTGCGAAGTGAAGGTATTTGTGGATACCGCGCCAGTACCGGAAAAAGCGCTGGGCATGGCGGCGGGCCTGGGCTGGCAGGGAAAGCATAGCAATCTGGTTAGTAGGGATTGGGGCAACTGGGCCTTTTTAGGCTCTGTTTTTACTACGCTAGAGTTGCCTGCGGATGCGGCTGAGCCGGACCGCTGCGGGTCGTGCCGGGCTTGTCTGGACAGCTGCCCGACGGATGCCTTCCCGGCCCCTTACCAAGTCGATGCCCGGCGCTGTATTTCCTACCTCACCATCGAGCACAAGGGGCCGGTGGAGGAAGAACTGCGCGCCAAACTGGGCAACCGGATCTATGGCTGCGATGATTGTCTGGCGGCCTGCCCCTGGAACAAGTTTGCCGTTGCAGCAAGTGACATGCGCTATGCTGCGCGGGACGAGCTTAAGGCGCCGAAACTAGCGGAACTGGCCGCCTTGGATGATGCGGAATTCCGGGCGATGTTTGCTGGTTCTCCCATCAAGCGGATCGGGCGCAACCGGTTTGTGCGCAATGTCTTGTATGCGATTGGCAATTCTGGCTTGCCGGAACTGCGAAAGGTGGCGCGGGGCCTGACGCAGGATCCGGATGCTGCGGTGGCAGATGCGGCGGCTTGGGCGGTTCAAAGGCTTTCGTGA
- the mtgA gene encoding monofunctional biosynthetic peptidoglycan transglycosylase produces the protein MAKAVANKKRAKSSKKAARLKVQPLRWLRRWLVRTLLAVAAVFLFLILLFSVVNPPVTHTIWAEQRRLGEVDRMWVPLEEIAPVLTRSVVAAEDAQFCRHWGFDARAIQAAIEAGGARGGSTISQQVVKNVFLWQGRSWPRKVLETLLTPAVEAVWSKKRILEVYLNVAEMDEGVFGAEAAARKYFGVGPNELSARQAALIAAVLPDPKDRSARRPSRFVQRRAAQIADGAATIRADGRAACFED, from the coding sequence ATGGCAAAGGCTGTTGCAAATAAGAAGAGAGCCAAGAGCAGTAAGAAGGCGGCAAGGCTGAAGGTTCAGCCCCTGCGCTGGCTTCGGCGCTGGCTAGTGCGGACGCTTCTGGCCGTGGCGGCGGTGTTTCTTTTCCTTATCCTGCTGTTTTCGGTGGTGAACCCGCCGGTCACCCATACGATCTGGGCTGAGCAGCGCCGTTTGGGTGAGGTCGACCGGATGTGGGTGCCGCTTGAGGAAATCGCCCCGGTGCTGACGCGCTCGGTGGTGGCCGCCGAGGATGCGCAGTTCTGCCGCCACTGGGGTTTTGATGCCCGCGCCATTCAGGCAGCGATTGAGGCGGGCGGCGCCCGCGGCGGTTCGACCATTTCACAGCAGGTGGTCAAGAATGTGTTCCTGTGGCAGGGCCGCAGCTGGCCGCGCAAAGTGCTGGAAACGCTGCTGACCCCGGCGGTCGAGGCCGTCTGGAGCAAGAAGCGCATCCTTGAGGTTTATTTGAACGTGGCCGAAATGGATGAGGGCGTATTTGGCGCCGAGGCTGCGGCGCGCAAGTATTTCGGAGTTGGCCCCAACGAACTCAGCGCCCGGCAGGCGGCGTTGATCGCTGCTGTGCTGCCCGATCCCAAGGACCGCTCCGCCCGCCGCCCCAGCAGATTTGTCCAGCGCCGTGCCGCACAGATCGCGGATGGGGCGGCCACCATTCGCGCAGATGGCCGGGCCGCCTGTTTCGAGGATTGA